The following coding sequences are from one Streptomyces sp. NBC_00536 window:
- a CDS encoding DUF4232 domain-containing protein: MSMTRTRTLLSCAALALGSTALIGCAGMSSASPATPAASAVPSASTGSSASTVRVAAPSTPASTPRSGGSAATHDDSDSYAYTHACSKNQLSVRVVRRAAAASQRVIEVRNLGANSCGLSYYPLVSVGDPNAADHTYDIKPLIPGGLGGPPAYALHTGKTAYAVIDLDPSGKAPNASQGGELNVLAHSDMPNADTLNFPLGSNSRVLKPKLGLYEDNVNDAVASMNQATVQS, encoded by the coding sequence ATGTCCATGACCCGCACCCGCACCCTGCTCTCGTGCGCCGCCCTCGCCCTCGGCTCCACCGCCCTCATCGGCTGCGCCGGCATGTCCTCGGCCTCCCCCGCGACCCCGGCCGCCTCCGCCGTCCCGTCGGCCTCCACCGGCTCGTCGGCCTCCACCGTTCGCGTCGCCGCGCCGTCCACCCCGGCGTCAACGCCCCGCAGCGGCGGCTCGGCAGCAACCCACGACGACAGCGACAGCTACGCGTACACCCACGCCTGCTCCAAGAACCAGCTGTCGGTGCGGGTGGTCCGCCGTGCGGCGGCGGCCAGTCAGCGGGTGATCGAGGTGCGCAACCTCGGTGCGAACTCCTGCGGCCTCTCCTACTACCCGCTGGTCAGCGTGGGCGACCCGAACGCCGCGGATCACACCTACGACATCAAGCCCCTGATCCCCGGCGGCCTCGGCGGCCCGCCCGCGTACGCGCTCCACACCGGGAAGACCGCCTACGCGGTCATCGACCTCGACCCCAGCGGCAAGGCCCCGAACGCGTCCCAGGGCGGCGAGTTGAACGTCCTGGCCCACAGCGACATGCCCAACGCCGACACGCTCAACTTCCCGCTCGGCTCCAACTCGCGGGTGCTGAAGCCCAAGCTGGGCCTGTACGAGGACAACGTCAATGACGCGGTCGCCTCCATGAACCAGGCGACCGTCCAGTCCTGA
- a CDS encoding HAMP domain-containing sensor histidine kinase → MFRFPAWTATLTWKAAVFITLMCCGLAALLGGLVHNAMTNQTIGTAREKALDRLDRITEAYETGTRTPRGEGLDPKALPPELRAYAAAGRRGTLVGELRNKPVMWAAGPADRDGVIAAAVDYSASEQTIADLDRAILGSAVLAIGGTLLIGAIGVTRITRRLHQTAQVARRISAGDLDARVDDSPRARDEVAAVSGALDIMAASLQRKLESERRFTADVAHELRTPLTGLNAAAELLPPGRPAELVRDRVQAMRALTEDLLEISRLDTRSERPELDSHDLAELAARTIRASGTDTRLTVVSSHVVETDRRRVERILGNLIANAHKHGVAPVTVTVDALTVTVTDEGPGYPDYLLTSGPQRFRTEGMNKGHGLGLTIAAGQAHALSATLTFTNRPEGGAEARVTLTPPPPRT, encoded by the coding sequence GTGTTCCGGTTCCCGGCGTGGACGGCGACCCTGACCTGGAAGGCCGCGGTCTTCATCACCCTCATGTGCTGCGGGCTCGCCGCCCTCCTCGGCGGACTCGTGCACAACGCCATGACCAACCAGACCATCGGAACCGCCCGGGAGAAGGCCCTCGACCGCCTCGACCGGATCACCGAGGCGTACGAGACCGGCACCCGCACCCCGCGCGGCGAAGGCCTCGACCCCAAGGCCCTGCCCCCCGAGCTGCGCGCGTACGCGGCGGCCGGACGGCGCGGCACCCTCGTCGGCGAACTCCGGAACAAGCCGGTCATGTGGGCGGCCGGACCCGCGGACCGGGACGGCGTGATCGCCGCCGCCGTCGACTACAGCGCCAGCGAGCAGACCATCGCAGACCTCGACCGGGCCATCCTCGGCTCCGCGGTCCTCGCCATCGGCGGCACCCTCCTCATCGGCGCCATCGGCGTCACCCGCATCACCCGGCGGCTGCACCAGACCGCGCAGGTCGCCCGCCGGATCAGCGCCGGCGACCTGGACGCCCGCGTCGACGACTCGCCGCGGGCGCGGGACGAGGTGGCCGCCGTATCCGGCGCCCTGGACATCATGGCCGCCTCCCTCCAGCGCAAGCTCGAATCGGAACGCCGCTTCACGGCCGACGTCGCCCACGAACTGCGCACCCCGCTGACCGGGCTCAACGCCGCCGCGGAGCTCCTCCCGCCGGGCCGGCCCGCCGAACTCGTACGGGACCGGGTGCAGGCCATGCGCGCGCTGACCGAGGACCTGCTGGAGATATCCCGGCTGGACACCCGCAGCGAGCGCCCGGAGCTGGACTCCCACGACCTCGCCGAACTGGCCGCCCGTACGATCCGCGCCTCGGGCACGGACACCCGCCTGACCGTCGTCTCCTCCCACGTGGTGGAGACCGACCGCCGCCGGGTCGAACGCATCCTCGGCAACCTGATCGCCAACGCCCACAAACACGGCGTGGCCCCGGTCACGGTCACCGTCGACGCCCTCACGGTGACCGTGACCGACGAGGGCCCCGGCTACCCGGACTACCTGCTGACGAGCGGCCCGCAGCGGTTCCGCACGGAGGGCATGAACAAGGGCCACGGCCTGGGCCTGACCATCGCCGCGGGCCAGGCCCACGCCCTGTCCGCCACCCTCACCTTCACCAACCGCCCCGAAGGCGGCGCCGAAGCCCGCGTCACCCTGACCCCGCCCCCGCCCCGTACCTGA
- a CDS encoding helix-turn-helix domain-containing protein, with protein sequence MGTGTGAETERFAELMRELKERSGRSYGTLAKRLHSSNSTLHRYCNGQTVPTDYAPVERFARVCGASADELVALHHQWIVALAERRRESAGGGAPAATVPDGAAPDPASDPAPVSPTAEAGAPEPEPLVVALPDVTDQDGSPSPHEATPARTATGPGGRRRRLVALAAGVVVAMAAGTTVAVATLSGGTHTAEPSGAQHAAASESAKARQPLSAGAAAGTAAPQPTSPSGTPGTSAPTGTTPPGTTPSSGTPAPRSASVPFTVSVLTNNWGSPCGQWFALDQEPGKVPPPPARGATDGWASALHAVPAGHLRMEVTVQGTDSNPVVLHALYVHTVDSGKAPAWNGYTMGSGCGGELEPASFAIDLDAASPHPRPAPGHEGARPTPITDFPYKVSATDPQVLDIDASTLGHDVRWYLELAWSSGDRQGTTTIDDHGRPFRTTALTTGRQYWYNAGPNAWVPDAS encoded by the coding sequence ATGGGCACGGGCACGGGCGCGGAGACCGAGCGGTTCGCGGAGCTGATGCGTGAACTGAAGGAACGGTCCGGGCGGAGCTACGGCACCCTCGCCAAACGGCTGCACTCCAGCAACTCGACCCTGCACCGCTACTGCAACGGCCAGACGGTGCCCACGGACTACGCGCCCGTGGAGCGGTTCGCCAGGGTCTGCGGAGCGTCCGCCGACGAGTTGGTGGCCCTGCACCATCAGTGGATCGTGGCCCTGGCCGAACGCCGCCGGGAGTCGGCGGGCGGCGGTGCGCCCGCCGCGACGGTCCCCGATGGGGCGGCTCCCGACCCGGCTTCCGACCCGGCTCCCGTCAGTCCGACGGCCGAGGCGGGGGCGCCGGAGCCGGAGCCCCTGGTGGTGGCCCTGCCGGACGTGACGGACCAGGACGGCTCCCCTTCCCCGCATGAGGCGACCCCCGCCCGCACAGCCACCGGGCCCGGCGGCCGGCGCCGTCGGCTGGTCGCGCTCGCGGCGGGCGTCGTCGTGGCCATGGCGGCCGGTACGACCGTGGCCGTGGCGACGCTCTCCGGCGGCACGCACACCGCCGAACCGTCCGGCGCACAGCATGCGGCGGCATCGGAGTCGGCGAAGGCACGGCAGCCCCTCTCGGCGGGCGCGGCCGCCGGCACCGCCGCCCCTCAGCCGACGTCGCCCTCGGGCACCCCCGGCACCTCCGCGCCGACCGGCACCACGCCCCCCGGCACCACGCCCTCCTCCGGCACCCCGGCGCCCCGCTCCGCCTCCGTTCCCTTCACCGTCAGCGTGCTGACCAACAACTGGGGCAGCCCCTGCGGTCAGTGGTTCGCCCTGGACCAGGAGCCGGGCAAGGTCCCGCCGCCCCCGGCCCGGGGCGCCACCGACGGCTGGGCGTCCGCGCTGCACGCCGTACCCGCCGGGCACCTGCGGATGGAGGTGACCGTGCAGGGCACCGACAGCAACCCCGTGGTCCTGCACGCTCTGTACGTCCACACGGTCGACAGCGGCAAGGCGCCCGCGTGGAACGGCTACACCATGGGTTCGGGCTGCGGCGGCGAGCTGGAGCCCGCCTCGTTCGCCATCGACCTCGACGCCGCCTCACCACACCCCCGGCCGGCCCCCGGCCATGAGGGCGCACGGCCGACGCCGATCACCGACTTCCCCTACAAGGTGTCCGCCACCGACCCCCAGGTCCTCGACATCGACGCCTCCACGCTCGGCCATGACGTCCGCTGGTACCTGGAGCTGGCCTGGAGCAGTGGCGACCGGCAGGGGACCACGACCATCGACGACCACGGCCGCCCGTTCCGGACCACGGCGCTCACCACCGGCCGCCAGTACTGGTACAACGCCGGCCCCAATGCCTGGGTGCCGGACGCGTCCTGA
- a CDS encoding sortase domain-containing protein produces MPAIHRTAAVAVTLAVAGAVARLAFGFGEGAGTQLPPDPKVGSTAAAVAPVSDTAAHALPKSRPTGMKIDAAGVDAKKMVDLTVDAAGELGVPSAETDADTPGWWADGATPGERGVSVLVAHFDTKYGPALMKDVKKIGLGDLIEVPREDGKTARFKIREIEDVNKKDFPTDKVYGATSRPELRLLTCGGEIKDGHRTNNVIFYGDLVA; encoded by the coding sequence ATGCCCGCCATCCACCGCACCGCGGCCGTAGCCGTCACGCTCGCCGTCGCGGGGGCCGTTGCGCGCCTGGCGTTCGGGTTCGGGGAGGGGGCGGGGACCCAGCTGCCACCGGACCCCAAGGTCGGCAGTACGGCGGCCGCCGTGGCGCCCGTATCGGACACGGCGGCGCACGCGCTGCCGAAGTCCCGGCCCACCGGTATGAAGATCGACGCGGCCGGGGTGGACGCGAAGAAGATGGTCGACCTCACGGTGGACGCGGCGGGCGAGCTGGGCGTGCCCAGCGCGGAGACGGACGCGGACACGCCCGGGTGGTGGGCGGACGGCGCGACGCCGGGGGAGCGGGGGGTTTCCGTACTCGTCGCGCACTTCGACACGAAGTACGGCCCGGCGCTGATGAAGGACGTCAAGAAGATCGGGCTCGGCGATCTGATCGAGGTGCCGCGCGAGGACGGGAAGACCGCCCGGTTCAAGATCCGCGAGATCGAGGACGTCAACAAGAAGGACTTCCCGACGGACAAGGTCTACGGCGCCACGAGCCGCCCCGAGCTGCGCCTGCTGACCTGCGGCGGAGAGATCAAGGACGGCCACCGCACCAACAACGTCATCTTCTACGGCGACCTCGTGGCGTGA